One part of the Alistipes onderdonkii genome encodes these proteins:
- the leuC gene encoding 3-isopropylmalate dehydratase large subunit — protein MGRTLLDKIWDAHTVRTEDGGRSVLYIDRQYIHEVTSPVAFAGLERRGIGVARPAQITATADHNIPTVDQHLPIAEAESRRQVEALEANCAKFGIEHFGVGNPRQGIVHIIGPELGFTQPGMTIVCGDSHTSTHGALGAVAFGVGTSEVEMVFASQCIIQSKPRSMRITVDGTLRPGVEAKDVVLYIISQLTASGGTGYFIEFAGEAIRSLSMEGRMTVCNMSIECGARGGMIAPDRTTFDYLRGRERAPQGAAFDQAVARWEALYSDADAVFDKEYRFDAADIAPMITYGTNPGMGMAVDAEIPAEADPKALEYMGFKAGEKLLGKPVDYVFVGSCTNGRIEDLRRFAKLVEGRRKAQGVTAWIVPGSKGVEAAARAEGLDKVLAAAGFELRQPGCSACLAMNADKIPAGKYSVSTSNRNFEGRQGPGARTMLAGIAVAAAAAVCGRIEDPRKVFEM, from the coding sequence ATGGGCAGGACACTTCTGGACAAGATATGGGATGCGCACACCGTGCGCACCGAAGACGGCGGACGTTCGGTGCTCTACATCGACCGCCAGTACATCCACGAGGTGACGTCGCCCGTGGCTTTCGCAGGCCTGGAACGGCGCGGCATCGGCGTGGCACGCCCGGCACAAATCACCGCCACGGCCGACCACAACATCCCGACCGTCGACCAGCACCTGCCGATCGCCGAGGCCGAATCGCGGCGCCAGGTCGAGGCGCTGGAGGCCAACTGCGCCAAATTCGGCATCGAACATTTCGGCGTGGGAAACCCGCGCCAGGGCATCGTGCACATCATCGGCCCCGAACTGGGATTCACACAGCCGGGCATGACCATCGTCTGCGGCGACAGCCACACCTCGACGCACGGGGCACTGGGCGCCGTGGCATTCGGCGTTGGCACTTCGGAGGTCGAGATGGTCTTCGCCAGCCAGTGCATCATCCAGTCCAAGCCGCGGAGCATGCGCATCACGGTCGACGGGACACTGCGCCCGGGCGTCGAAGCCAAAGATGTCGTGCTCTACATCATCTCGCAGCTCACCGCTTCGGGCGGCACGGGCTACTTCATCGAGTTCGCCGGCGAAGCGATCCGTTCGCTCTCGATGGAGGGGCGCATGACCGTCTGCAACATGAGCATCGAGTGCGGTGCGCGGGGCGGCATGATCGCCCCCGACCGGACGACGTTCGACTACCTGCGCGGGCGCGAACGTGCGCCGCAGGGAGCGGCGTTCGACCAGGCCGTCGCCCGCTGGGAAGCGCTTTACAGCGATGCCGACGCCGTATTCGACAAGGAGTACCGGTTCGATGCCGCCGACATCGCCCCGATGATTACCTACGGCACCAACCCCGGCATGGGCATGGCCGTCGATGCGGAGATCCCGGCCGAGGCCGACCCCAAGGCATTGGAGTACATGGGATTCAAAGCCGGGGAAAAGCTGCTCGGCAAACCCGTCGACTATGTCTTCGTGGGCAGCTGCACCAACGGCCGCATCGAAGACCTGCGGCGCTTCGCCAAGCTGGTCGAAGGCCGGCGCAAGGCCCAGGGCGTGACGGCATGGATCGTCCCCGGTTCGAAAGGCGTCGAAGCCGCCGCACGGGCCGAAGGGCTCGACAAAGTGCTCGCCGCCGCCGGGTTCGAGCTCCGACAGCCGGGCTGCTCGGCGTGCCTGGCGATGAACGCCGACAAGATCCCGGCAGGCAAATACAGCGTTTCGACCTCGAACCGCAACTTCGAAGGGCGCCAGGGGCCCGGTGCGCGCACCATGCTTGCAGGCATTGCGGTAGCCGCCGCGGCCGCGGTATGCGGCAGGATCGAGGATCCGCGCAAGGTGTTTGAAATGTAA
- the leuD gene encoding 3-isopropylmalate dehydratase small subunit — MSIPKFETFTSGAVPVSTENIDTDQIIPARFLKATQRKGFGDNLFRDWRYDARGQRIASFPLNDSRYGGKILVAGRNFGCGSSREHAAWAIADYGFRVVVSSFFADIFRNNALNNGLLPITVSGEFLAAVFAAIDGDPATQFTVDLDNQTLTICATGRSERFEIDAYKKRCLLNGYDDVDYLRSIAPQIEAFEQAHK, encoded by the coding sequence ATGTCCATACCCAAATTCGAAACCTTCACCTCGGGGGCCGTGCCCGTGAGCACGGAGAACATAGATACCGACCAGATCATCCCGGCACGTTTCCTGAAAGCCACCCAGCGCAAAGGATTCGGCGACAACCTCTTCCGCGACTGGCGCTACGACGCCCGGGGGCAGCGGATCGCCTCGTTCCCGCTCAACGACAGCCGTTATGGGGGCAAAATCCTCGTCGCAGGCCGCAACTTCGGCTGCGGCAGTTCGCGCGAGCACGCCGCATGGGCCATCGCCGACTACGGGTTCCGCGTCGTGGTGTCGAGCTTCTTCGCCGACATCTTCCGCAACAATGCCCTCAACAACGGGCTGCTGCCGATCACGGTAAGCGGAGAGTTCCTCGCGGCGGTCTTCGCGGCGATCGACGGCGACCCTGCGACGCAATTCACCGTAGACCTGGACAACCAGACGCTGACGATCTGCGCCACGGGCCGCAGCGAGCGCTTCGAGATCGACGCATACAAGAAGCGGTGCCTGCTGAACGGCTACGACGACGTGGACTATCTGCGCAGCATCGCGCCCCAGATCGAAGCGTTCGAACAGGCGCATAAATAG
- a CDS encoding alpha-isopropylmalate synthase regulatory domain-containing protein, translated as MYPRVEIMDTTLRDGEQTSGVSFNAREKLSIARLLLEELCVSRIEIASARVSQGEQEAVRRIAEWAAAKGYTDRIEALGFIDGGVSLDWLGQAGCRVVNLLAKGSLKHCREQLRRTPQEHLCDIRATIGGAVARGMKVNVYLEDWSNGMQDSPGYVYTILDGLADAPVQRFMCPDTLGILDPYATERFCRDMVTRYPQLRFDFHAHNDYDLAVANTAAAVKAGFHGVHVTINGLGERAGNAPLSSTVAVLHDRLHCLTGIDETKINHVSRMVETYTGIRIPGNRPIVGENVFTQCAGIHADGDNKNNLYFNELLPERFGRVREYALGKTSGKANILKNLEALGIELDEASMRKVTERVVELSDKKELVTAEDLPYIIADVLRYDQVENPVRILNYSLSLAQGLHPAATLKIEINGCEYEQTSVGDGQYDAFMRALRQIYKHQLGREFPMLRNYTVSIPPGGRTDAFVQTIITWETGGKEFKTRGLDADQTEAAIKATIKMLNIIEPTYNDHGC; from the coding sequence ATGTATCCCCGCGTAGAGATAATGGATACCACGCTGCGCGACGGCGAGCAGACGTCGGGGGTTTCGTTCAACGCCCGCGAAAAACTCTCCATCGCCCGGCTGTTGCTGGAAGAACTGTGCGTGAGCCGCATCGAGATCGCCTCGGCGCGGGTTTCGCAGGGCGAGCAGGAGGCCGTGCGCCGCATCGCCGAATGGGCTGCCGCGAAGGGTTATACCGACCGCATCGAGGCGTTGGGATTCATCGACGGCGGCGTGTCGCTCGACTGGCTCGGCCAAGCCGGGTGCCGCGTGGTGAACCTGCTGGCGAAGGGGTCGCTCAAACACTGCCGCGAACAGCTGCGCCGCACCCCGCAGGAGCACCTCTGCGACATCCGCGCCACGATCGGCGGGGCCGTCGCGCGGGGCATGAAGGTGAACGTCTACCTCGAAGACTGGTCGAACGGTATGCAGGATTCGCCCGGGTACGTCTACACGATACTCGACGGGCTGGCCGACGCCCCCGTGCAGCGCTTCATGTGCCCCGACACGCTGGGTATCCTCGACCCCTATGCCACCGAACGGTTTTGCCGCGACATGGTGACACGCTATCCGCAGCTTAGGTTCGACTTCCATGCCCATAACGATTACGACCTGGCCGTGGCCAACACCGCAGCTGCGGTGAAAGCCGGGTTCCACGGGGTTCACGTAACCATAAACGGGCTGGGCGAACGCGCAGGAAACGCACCCCTGTCGAGCACGGTGGCCGTGCTGCACGACCGGCTTCACTGCCTCACGGGCATCGACGAAACGAAGATCAACCACGTCAGCCGCATGGTCGAGACCTACACGGGCATCCGTATCCCGGGCAACCGCCCGATCGTCGGCGAGAACGTCTTTACGCAGTGTGCCGGCATCCATGCCGACGGCGACAACAAGAACAACCTCTATTTCAACGAGCTGCTGCCCGAACGCTTCGGACGCGTACGCGAATACGCTCTGGGCAAGACCTCGGGCAAGGCCAACATCCTGAAGAACCTCGAAGCGCTGGGCATCGAGCTCGACGAAGCCTCGATGCGCAAGGTAACCGAACGGGTGGTCGAGCTGAGCGACAAGAAGGAGCTGGTGACGGCCGAAGACCTGCCCTACATCATCGCCGACGTACTGCGCTACGACCAGGTCGAAAACCCCGTGCGGATACTCAATTACAGCCTGTCGCTGGCACAGGGGCTGCACCCGGCCGCTACGCTCAAGATCGAGATCAACGGCTGCGAATACGAGCAGACCTCGGTCGGCGACGGCCAGTACGACGCCTTCATGCGGGCGCTCAGGCAGATCTACAAGCACCAGCTCGGCCGCGAGTTCCCGATGCTGCGCAACTACACCGTCTCGATCCCGCCCGGCGGACGAACCGATGCCTTCGTGCAGACGATCATCACGTGGGAGACGGGCGGCAAGGAGTTCAAGACCCGCGGACTGGATGCCGACCAGACCGAAGCCGCCATCAAGGCGACGATCAAAATGCTGAACATAATCGAACCAACATACAACGACCATGGATGTTAA
- the leuB gene encoding 3-isopropylmalate dehydrogenase has product MDVNIALLAGDGIGPEIIAEATKVLDRVAAKFGHRFDYREALVGACAIDATGDPYPDETHAICQAADAVLFGAIGDPKYDNDPKAPVRPEQGLLRMRKSLGLFANLRPIALFDTLASRSPLKAEVVRGTDFICVRELTSGIYFGRPQGRNEAGTEAFDTCTYTRTEIERVLDVAFRLAMSRQRRLTVVDKANVLETSRLWREVAQDMAPRYPEVELEFMFVDNAAMQIVRQPTHFDVIVTENMFGDILTDEASVISGSLGMLPSASVGSEVALFEPIHGSYPQAAGKNIANPMATILSAAMLLEHLGLDREGSAVRAAVDKALTEGVVTEDLAAQGERRYSTSEVGDFIAAHI; this is encoded by the coding sequence ATGGATGTTAACATAGCCCTTTTAGCCGGCGACGGCATCGGCCCCGAAATCATTGCCGAGGCCACGAAAGTACTCGACCGCGTGGCGGCGAAATTCGGACACCGATTCGACTACCGCGAGGCGTTAGTGGGCGCCTGCGCCATCGACGCCACGGGCGACCCCTATCCCGACGAGACGCACGCCATCTGCCAGGCTGCCGACGCCGTATTGTTCGGTGCCATCGGCGACCCCAAGTACGACAACGACCCCAAGGCCCCGGTACGTCCCGAGCAGGGACTGCTGCGCATGCGCAAATCGCTGGGACTGTTCGCCAACCTGCGCCCCATCGCATTGTTCGACACGCTGGCCAGCCGCTCGCCGCTCAAGGCAGAGGTGGTGCGCGGCACCGATTTCATCTGCGTGCGCGAACTGACGAGCGGCATCTATTTCGGCCGACCGCAGGGGCGCAACGAAGCCGGGACGGAGGCTTTCGACACCTGCACCTACACGCGCACGGAGATCGAACGTGTGCTGGACGTCGCATTCCGGCTCGCCATGAGCCGCCAGCGGCGCCTGACGGTCGTGGACAAGGCCAACGTGCTCGAAACCTCGCGCCTGTGGCGGGAGGTCGCGCAGGATATGGCGCCCCGGTACCCCGAAGTGGAGCTGGAATTCATGTTCGTGGACAACGCCGCGATGCAGATCGTACGCCAGCCGACCCATTTCGACGTGATCGTCACCGAGAACATGTTCGGCGACATCCTCACCGACGAGGCCAGCGTCATCAGCGGCTCGCTCGGCATGCTCCCCTCGGCGAGCGTCGGGTCGGAAGTGGCGCTCTTCGAGCCGATCCACGGCTCCTATCCGCAGGCTGCGGGGAAGAACATCGCCAACCCGATGGCCACGATCCTCTCGGCCGCCATGCTGCTCGAACACCTGGGGCTCGACAGGGAAGGCAGCGCCGTGCGGGCCGCCGTAGACAAGGCGCTCACCGAAGGCGTCGTCACCGAAGACCTCGCCGCACAGGGCGAACGCCGCTACTCGACCTCCGAGGTCGGGGACTTCATCGCCGCGCATATTTAG
- the thrC gene encoding threonine synthase has product MKYYSTKDKACARAFSLREAVQAGLAPDGGLFVPERIPQADMAVAERLAGESYAALAGYLAELFFGDDIDPGLLRREMERIYDFPLPLRRVGSRYTLELFHGPTFAFKDYGAGFMGRMIGLMGGAGEKLVILTATSGDTGSAVAHGFYGVPGVEVVLLYPEGKISRLQECQMTTLGGNIHPLRVAGTFDDCQRLVKELFADAKFRAGHRVSSANSINLLRWIPQAFYYFYGYCLWRQQTGGGRPVVVVPSGNYGNLSAGMLARRMGLPLGGFVAASNSNDVVPEFLRSGEYRPRPSVRTLANAMDVGAPSNFERMLWLCGGEPDALRNELEGFRCDDAMIRRTIDGLHRNYGYLSDPHSAIGYAASVACGKPGFYLSTAHPAKFGEVISPVTGAAVPLPPRLARLARLPRVSEPMAADLGALEQFVAGI; this is encoded by the coding sequence ATGAAATATTACAGCACGAAAGACAAAGCATGCGCACGCGCCTTTTCGCTTCGCGAGGCCGTGCAGGCGGGGCTGGCACCCGACGGCGGGTTGTTCGTTCCGGAACGTATCCCGCAGGCCGATATGGCCGTCGCGGAGCGGCTGGCCGGGGAGTCCTATGCCGCGCTGGCCGGATACCTGGCGGAACTTTTTTTCGGTGACGACATCGACCCCGGCCTCCTGCGGCGGGAGATGGAGCGGATCTACGACTTTCCGCTGCCGCTTCGCCGTGTCGGCAGCCGCTATACGCTGGAGCTGTTCCACGGCCCGACGTTCGCATTCAAGGATTACGGTGCGGGCTTCATGGGGCGGATGATCGGCCTGATGGGCGGTGCCGGCGAAAAACTGGTGATCCTGACGGCTACGTCGGGCGACACGGGCAGCGCCGTGGCGCACGGGTTTTACGGCGTGCCGGGCGTCGAGGTGGTGCTGCTCTATCCCGAAGGGAAGATCAGCCGGCTGCAGGAGTGCCAGATGACCACGCTCGGCGGCAATATCCACCCGCTGCGTGTGGCCGGGACGTTCGACGACTGCCAGCGGCTGGTCAAGGAGCTGTTTGCCGACGCAAAATTCCGTGCGGGGCACCGCGTGTCGTCGGCCAATTCGATCAACCTGCTGCGCTGGATACCGCAGGCATTCTATTATTTCTACGGCTATTGCCTGTGGCGGCAGCAGACGGGCGGCGGGCGGCCTGTGGTCGTGGTGCCGAGCGGTAACTACGGAAACCTCTCGGCCGGGATGCTCGCCCGCCGCATGGGGCTCCCCCTCGGCGGATTCGTCGCGGCTTCGAACAGCAACGACGTGGTGCCCGAATTCCTGCGCAGCGGCGAGTACCGTCCGAGGCCGTCGGTGCGGACGCTGGCCAATGCGATGGACGTCGGGGCGCCGAGCAATTTCGAACGTATGCTGTGGCTCTGCGGCGGTGAGCCGGATGCCCTGCGTAACGAACTGGAGGGATTCCGCTGCGACGATGCCATGATCCGCCGTACGATCGACGGGCTGCACCGCAATTACGGATACCTTTCCGATCCGCACAGCGCCATCGGATATGCCGCTTCCGTAGCGTGCGGGAAACCGGGATTTTACCTCTCTACGGCGCATCCCGCCAAATTCGGGGAGGTCATCTCCCCTGTCACGGGGGCTGCGGTTCCGCTGCCGCCGCGGCTGGCCCGGCTCGCCCGCCTGCCCCGGGTTTCGGAGCCGATGGCGGCCGACCTGGGGGCACTCGAGCAATTCGTGGCCGGGATATAA
- a CDS encoding homoserine kinase: MRYIKVFAPGTVANLGCGFDVMGLTLDGVGDLLEVGIEEGAGGLVIRNRSGKELPAKNEDNVITPAVMALLGAYEKPVRVEVTILEKIAPGSGIGSSAASSAAAVWGVNELLGRPFSGERLVEFAMMGEALIGGTPHADNVGPAVLGGVVLIRGYEPLDIVRLPVPEGFFYAVVHPDIVVSTKEAREVLPREVPLHDAVTQWGNVGGLVAGFALGDVALIGRSMHDVVAEPYRKGFIPGYDQLKEGVLAEGALALNIAGSGPSIFALAADEAVAQRVAQRMRAHFARPGIGCKIYAGRVSNCGARIVE; encoded by the coding sequence ATGCGATATATCAAAGTTTTCGCCCCGGGAACGGTGGCGAACCTGGGTTGCGGCTTCGATGTGATGGGGCTGACGCTCGACGGCGTGGGCGACCTGCTGGAGGTCGGCATCGAAGAAGGTGCCGGGGGGCTCGTTATCCGCAACCGCAGCGGGAAGGAACTTCCCGCCAAAAACGAGGACAACGTGATTACCCCGGCGGTGATGGCACTGCTCGGGGCATACGAAAAACCCGTGCGGGTCGAGGTTACGATCCTCGAAAAGATCGCTCCCGGCAGCGGCATCGGGTCGAGTGCGGCTTCGTCGGCCGCAGCGGTTTGGGGCGTGAACGAACTGTTGGGACGTCCCTTTTCAGGGGAGCGGCTCGTGGAATTTGCGATGATGGGCGAGGCGCTCATCGGCGGTACGCCCCATGCCGACAACGTGGGCCCTGCCGTGCTGGGCGGCGTGGTGCTGATCCGGGGGTACGAACCGCTGGACATCGTGCGTCTGCCCGTCCCCGAGGGCTTTTTCTACGCCGTGGTGCATCCCGACATCGTGGTCAGCACCAAGGAGGCGCGCGAAGTGCTTCCCCGCGAGGTACCCCTGCACGATGCCGTGACGCAGTGGGGCAATGTCGGCGGGCTGGTGGCCGGGTTCGCCCTGGGCGACGTGGCGCTGATCGGCCGGTCGATGCACGACGTGGTGGCGGAGCCTTACCGCAAGGGGTTCATTCCGGGTTACGACCAACTGAAGGAAGGGGTGCTCGCCGAAGGCGCCCTGGCGTTGAACATTGCCGGGTCGGGGCCTTCGATCTTCGCCCTGGCCGCCGATGAGGCCGTCGCGCAGCGGGTCGCGCAGCGGATGCGGGCGCATTTCGCCCGCCCCGGTATCGGCTGCAAGATATATGCGGGCCGCGTGTCGAACTGCGGGGCAAGGATTGTGGAATAG
- the ilvD gene encoding dihydroxy-acid dehydratase, protein MKHPLRSAVTTTGRRMAGARSLWRANGMREEQFGRPVIGIANSFTQLVPGHVHLHEIGQYVKQRIEALGCFAAEFNTIAIDDGIAMGHDGMLYSLPSREIIADSVEYMANAHKVDALVCISNCDKITPGMLMAAMRLDIPTVFVSGGPMEAGHLGERALDLIDAMVMAADENCSDEQVARVERAACPGCGSCSGMFTANSMNCLTEALGLSLPGNGTVVATHVNRRRLFEEAAALIVRNAERYYFEGDDSVLPRSVATKAAFENAMSLDIAMGGSTNTVLHLLAVAHEAGVDFTMQDIDRLSRRVPVLCKVAPNSHYHIQDVNRAGGILSILGELARGGLLDTSAGRVDGRTLGQAIAAFDLRSETASSEAKQRYLSAPAGLYSRELGTQRTYYDTPDTDRTAGCIRDLEHAYFRDGGLAVLTGNIARRGCIVKTAGVDASLFVFRGRARVYESQEQAIGGILGGEVQAGDVVVIRYEGPKGGPGMQEMLYPTSYLKSRHLDKACALITDGRFSGGTSGLSIGHVSPEAASGGEIAVIRTGDEIEIDIPRRSIRLMAGDDEIAARMAAQQHFRPAARDRRIPASLRAYAKLVSSADKGAVRIVEEE, encoded by the coding sequence ATGAAACACCCACTCAGAAGTGCCGTCACGACGACGGGCCGGCGCATGGCCGGAGCCAGGAGCCTGTGGCGTGCCAACGGCATGCGCGAAGAGCAGTTCGGCCGTCCGGTCATCGGCATCGCCAACTCGTTCACCCAGCTGGTTCCGGGACACGTGCACCTGCACGAGATCGGACAATACGTCAAGCAGCGGATCGAAGCGCTCGGCTGTTTCGCCGCGGAATTCAACACCATCGCCATCGACGACGGCATCGCCATGGGGCACGACGGCATGCTTTATTCGCTGCCCTCGCGCGAGATCATTGCCGACAGCGTCGAATATATGGCCAACGCCCACAAGGTCGACGCACTGGTCTGCATCTCGAACTGCGACAAGATCACCCCGGGCATGCTGATGGCCGCCATGCGGCTCGACATCCCGACTGTCTTCGTATCGGGCGGGCCGATGGAGGCGGGGCATCTCGGCGAGCGGGCGCTCGACCTGATCGACGCCATGGTAATGGCTGCCGACGAAAATTGCAGCGACGAACAGGTGGCTCGCGTCGAACGCGCCGCATGCCCCGGCTGCGGTTCGTGCTCGGGGATGTTCACCGCCAACTCGATGAACTGCCTGACCGAAGCGCTCGGGCTCTCGCTCCCGGGCAACGGCACCGTCGTGGCCACGCATGTCAACCGCCGCCGCCTGTTCGAAGAGGCCGCAGCGCTGATCGTCCGCAATGCCGAACGCTATTACTTCGAGGGCGACGACTCGGTGCTCCCGCGCTCGGTGGCCACGAAGGCAGCCTTCGAGAATGCCATGTCGCTCGACATCGCCATGGGCGGCTCGACCAATACGGTGCTGCACCTGCTGGCCGTGGCCCACGAGGCCGGGGTGGATTTCACGATGCAGGATATCGACCGCCTTTCGCGCCGGGTGCCCGTACTGTGCAAGGTCGCCCCCAATTCGCATTACCATATCCAGGATGTCAACCGTGCGGGCGGCATCCTCTCGATCCTGGGCGAACTCGCCCGCGGCGGACTGCTCGACACCTCGGCCGGGAGGGTCGACGGGCGCACGCTCGGCCAGGCCATCGCGGCCTTCGACCTGCGGAGCGAAACGGCGAGCAGCGAAGCCAAACAGCGCTACCTGAGCGCCCCGGCCGGCCTTTACAGCCGGGAACTGGGCACACAACGGACTTATTACGACACACCGGACACCGACCGCACGGCAGGCTGCATCCGCGATCTGGAACACGCCTATTTCCGCGACGGCGGGCTGGCCGTACTGACGGGCAACATCGCCCGCCGGGGCTGCATCGTCAAGACGGCCGGCGTCGACGCGTCGCTGTTTGTCTTCCGCGGGCGCGCCCGCGTCTACGAATCGCAGGAGCAGGCCATCGGCGGCATCCTCGGCGGCGAGGTGCAGGCCGGCGACGTTGTTGTCATACGCTATGAAGGCCCCAAGGGCGGCCCCGGGATGCAGGAGATGCTCTACCCCACGTCGTACCTCAAATCCAGACACCTCGACAAAGCCTGCGCGCTGATTACCGACGGCCGCTTCTCGGGCGGAACGTCGGGGTTGTCGATCGGTCACGTCTCGCCCGAAGCGGCTTCGGGCGGGGAGATCGCCGTCATCCGCACGGGCGACGAGATCGAGATCGACATCCCGCGGCGCTCGATCCGCCTCATGGCCGGCGACGACGAAATCGCCGCGCGCATGGCCGCACAGCAGCATTTCCGCCCCGCGGCACGCGACCGCCGCATACCCGCGTCGCTAAGGGCCTATGCCAAGCTGGTCAGCTCGGCCGACAAAGGGGCCGTACGCATCGTCGAAGAAGAATAA
- the ilvB gene encoding biosynthetic-type acetolactate synthase large subunit yields the protein MNTNTTTRTEGQQPGPCITGSQALLESFLREGVDTLFGYPGGAIIPVYDALFDYRDRLRHILVRHEQGAVHAAQGYARVSGRVGVCLVTSGPGATNTVTGLADALMDSTPLVLVTGQVGSSLLGTDAFQETNFVGITQAVTKWNSQVKRTEDIPGAIAKAFYIARSGRPGPVVVDITKDAQCGTAPFRYERLTSIRSYVPAPAPAEECIAEAVRLIDAAQRPLLMAGQGVMLGNAEEELQAFLAKSGIPVASTLLGLSAVPTSSPQYVGMLGMHGNYGPNIRNQECDLLIAVGMRFDDRVTGNPKCFGANAKVIHLEIDPAEIDKIVHADVAVIGDVKQTLPLLTQRIRPAAHKAWIEGFRACDKVEYEAVVRKAIRPEGGRIRMGEVVDTVAHAYDNDAVLVTDVGQQQMFAARYFGFRRSRSLVTSGGLGTMGFGLPAAIGAKLGAPDREVCLFAGDGGLQMTIQELGTIFQSQVAVKIVLLNNSYLGMVRQWQELFYDRRYSFTELANPDFGLIARGNGIAYRCVERREELAGAVAEMKACKGAYLLEVRVESEENVFPMVPAGAPVSAIRLE from the coding sequence ATGAATACGAACACGACAACCAGAACCGAAGGACAACAGCCCGGCCCTTGTATCACAGGGTCGCAGGCCCTGCTCGAATCGTTCCTGCGCGAGGGTGTGGACACGCTTTTCGGGTATCCCGGAGGAGCCATCATCCCCGTTTACGATGCGCTTTTCGACTACCGCGACCGGCTGCGCCACATCCTTGTCCGCCATGAACAGGGCGCCGTACATGCCGCGCAGGGCTACGCCCGCGTCAGCGGCCGCGTAGGGGTTTGCCTGGTCACCTCGGGCCCGGGGGCGACGAACACCGTGACCGGACTGGCCGACGCGCTGATGGACTCCACGCCGCTGGTACTGGTGACCGGACAGGTGGGTTCGTCATTGCTGGGCACCGACGCCTTCCAGGAAACCAACTTCGTGGGCATCACGCAGGCCGTAACCAAATGGAACAGCCAGGTCAAGCGTACCGAAGACATTCCCGGGGCGATTGCCAAGGCGTTCTATATCGCCCGTTCGGGGCGTCCGGGCCCTGTGGTGGTGGACATCACCAAGGACGCCCAGTGCGGGACGGCCCCGTTCCGCTACGAGAGGCTGACGTCCATCCGCAGCTACGTCCCCGCACCCGCGCCCGCCGAGGAGTGCATCGCCGAGGCGGTACGGCTGATCGATGCCGCACAACGGCCGCTGCTGATGGCGGGACAGGGCGTGATGCTCGGAAACGCCGAAGAAGAATTGCAGGCCTTCCTCGCAAAGAGCGGCATACCGGTCGCCTCGACCCTGCTGGGGCTGTCGGCCGTGCCGACCTCCTCGCCGCAGTATGTCGGCATGCTGGGCATGCACGGCAACTACGGCCCCAACATCCGCAACCAGGAGTGCGACCTGCTCATCGCCGTGGGGATGCGTTTCGACGACCGCGTGACGGGCAACCCCAAATGTTTCGGGGCGAATGCCAAGGTAATCCACCTGGAGATCGACCCCGCCGAGATCGACAAGATCGTACACGCCGACGTGGCCGTCATCGGCGACGTGAAACAGACGCTCCCGCTGCTCACCCAAAGGATCCGCCCCGCCGCGCACAAGGCCTGGATCGAAGGGTTCCGCGCCTGCGACAAAGTCGAATACGAGGCGGTCGTCCGCAAGGCGATCCGCCCGGAAGGCGGCCGCATCCGCATGGGCGAGGTCGTCGACACCGTAGCGCATGCCTACGACAACGACGCGGTGCTGGTGACCGACGTCGGGCAGCAGCAGATGTTCGCGGCGCGCTATTTCGGGTTCCGCCGCAGCCGCAGCCTGGTAACTTCGGGCGGTCTGGGCACGATGGGCTTCGGGCTTCCGGCCGCCATCGGCGCCAAACTGGGCGCCCCCGACCGCGAGGTATGCCTCTTCGCGGGCGACGGCGGGCTGCAGATGACCATCCAGGAGCTGGGGACGATCTTCCAGTCGCAGGTCGCCGTAAAGATCGTATTGCTCAACAACTCCTATCTGGGCATGGTACGGCAGTGGCAGGAACTCTTCTACGACCGCCGCTACTCGTTCACCGAACTGGCGAACCCCGACTTCGGGCTGATCGCCCGCGGCAACGGCATCGCCTACCGCTGCGTGGAGCGGCGCGAGGAGCTGGCCGGGGCGGTGGCCGAGATGAAAGCCTGCAAAGGCGCCTACCTATTGGAGGTGCGCGTCGAAAGCGAAGAAAACGTATTCCCGATGGTGCCGGCCGGCGCCCCCGTGTCGGCGATCCGGCTCGAATAA